The following proteins are encoded in a genomic region of Synechococcus sp. ROS8604:
- a CDS encoding DUF4079 domain-containing protein, with protein sequence MTLPALPFAASFMHPLMMWGLLAAGGYSMFLGIKAKKVRTGTPEQRKALLPGKFAQRHYRWGSVILAVMVTGMIGGMAVTYINNGKLFVGPHLLVGLAMTGMIALAASLAPFMQQGNVIARKAHVGLNMGTLTLFLWQAVSGMEIVNKIWVNR encoded by the coding sequence ATGACCCTGCCAGCTTTGCCTTTTGCCGCCAGCTTCATGCACCCCCTGATGATGTGGGGGCTTCTCGCTGCGGGTGGCTATTCGATGTTTCTTGGCATCAAAGCCAAAAAGGTTCGGACAGGGACCCCAGAGCAGCGCAAGGCCCTGCTGCCAGGCAAGTTTGCCCAGCGTCATTACCGCTGGGGAAGCGTGATCCTTGCGGTGATGGTGACCGGAATGATCGGTGGGATGGCGGTGACGTATATCAACAACGGCAAGTTGTTCGTGGGCCCGCATCTGCTCGTGGGCTTAGCGATGACCGGAATGATCGCCCTTGCCGCGTCCTTGGCTCCCTTCATGCAGCAGGGCAATGTGATTGCCCGTAAAGCTCACGTTGGGCTGAACATGGGCACCCTCACGTTGTTCCTGTGGCAGGCGGTGAGCGGAATGGAGATTGTGAACAAGATCTGGGTGAACCGCTGA
- a CDS encoding DUF1997 domain-containing protein: MLLLTRPSTDTLRGSDSRQVRCYRSEFRDRMEMRADFQTVGAYLDRHEGWFRRCASPMEVKAIDEQAYALTLGRFGNFGFEVEPTIGLRLLPQNAGNYAISTVPLSNQDPALADLYDVDFQANLSLEDNSSSDASEELTAVSWDLDLSVWIHLPKMITLLPDGLVQSSGDHLLRQIVRQISRRLTWKVQEDFHASQGLACPPRRRAAF, from the coding sequence GTGCTGCTCTTGACGAGACCCTCAACCGACACATTGCGCGGTAGCGATAGCCGTCAAGTCCGCTGTTATCGCAGTGAATTTCGCGATCGCATGGAGATGCGTGCTGACTTTCAAACCGTCGGGGCCTACCTCGATCGGCACGAAGGCTGGTTTCGCCGTTGTGCCTCTCCCATGGAGGTGAAAGCCATTGACGAGCAGGCCTATGCCCTCACGCTCGGACGCTTTGGCAACTTCGGTTTTGAGGTAGAACCCACGATCGGCCTGCGCCTCTTACCGCAGAACGCTGGTAATTACGCGATCTCTACGGTGCCTCTCAGCAATCAAGATCCAGCCCTAGCGGATCTGTACGACGTTGATTTCCAGGCCAACCTCAGCCTTGAGGACAACAGCTCGAGTGACGCCTCCGAAGAGCTCACGGCGGTGAGCTGGGATCTTGATCTATCCGTTTGGATTCACCTGCCCAAGATGATCACCCTGCTCCCTGACGGGCTGGTTCAGTCCAGTGGCGATCACCTTTTGCGCCAAATTGTGCGGCAAATTTCCAGGCGTCTCACCTGGAAAGTGCAAGAAGATTTCCATGCAAGCCAAGGTTTGGCATGCCCACCCAGAAGGCGGGCAGCCTTTTGA
- a CDS encoding 4-hydroxy-3-methylbut-2-enyl diphosphate reductase, producing the protein MDTHAFKRSLHHSDRYNRRGFGRAEEVAGSLEQAYQSSLIGSIRDNGYRLTHGRLQVRLAEAFGFCWGVERAVAMAYETRRHYPQERIWITNEIIHNPSVNDHLREMDVLFISVEGGVKDFSGVASGDVVILPAFGATVQEMQLLNERGCHIVDTTCPWVSKVWTTVEKHKKQSFTSIIHGKVKHEETLATSSFAGTYLVVLDLEEARLVAEYILGNGDREAFMKRFSNASSPGFDPDRDLERLGVANQTTMLKSETEEIGRLFERTMLSKYGPTELNEHFLAFNTICDATQERQDAMFSLVDETVDLMVVIGGYNSSNTTHLQEIAVSRGIRSFHIDTPERIHSDNSIEHKPLGEELTLEELFLPEGPVTVGITSGASTPDRVVEHVIQRLIALSEN; encoded by the coding sequence ATGGATACTCACGCCTTCAAACGCTCTCTGCATCATTCCGACCGCTACAACCGGCGAGGCTTCGGTCGAGCCGAAGAGGTGGCAGGCAGTTTGGAGCAGGCTTACCAGAGCAGCCTGATCGGGTCCATTCGAGACAACGGGTATCGCTTAACCCATGGCCGTCTCCAGGTCCGCCTTGCCGAAGCGTTTGGATTCTGCTGGGGCGTGGAGAGGGCTGTCGCCATGGCTTACGAAACGCGCCGTCACTACCCGCAAGAACGGATCTGGATCACCAACGAAATCATCCATAACCCATCGGTGAATGACCACCTGCGGGAAATGGACGTGTTGTTCATCTCCGTCGAGGGTGGAGTTAAGGATTTTTCTGGCGTGGCCTCGGGCGATGTGGTGATCCTTCCGGCTTTTGGTGCAACCGTTCAGGAAATGCAACTTCTCAATGAGCGTGGTTGCCACATTGTTGACACCACCTGTCCATGGGTTTCAAAGGTGTGGACAACGGTGGAGAAGCACAAGAAGCAATCCTTCACCTCGATCATTCACGGCAAGGTGAAACACGAAGAGACGCTGGCAACGAGTTCCTTTGCCGGTACGTATCTCGTTGTTCTCGATCTCGAGGAAGCTCGGCTTGTCGCTGAATACATTCTCGGGAATGGCGATCGCGAAGCGTTTATGAAACGGTTTTCAAACGCTTCTTCCCCAGGCTTTGACCCCGATCGTGATCTTGAACGCTTGGGTGTGGCCAACCAAACCACCATGCTCAAAAGTGAGACCGAAGAAATTGGCCGCTTGTTTGAGCGCACCATGCTCAGCAAGTACGGGCCCACAGAACTCAACGAGCATTTTTTAGCGTTCAACACCATCTGCGACGCCACTCAGGAGCGGCAGGATGCCATGTTCTCGCTCGTTGATGAAACCGTGGATCTCATGGTGGTGATTGGGGGCTACAACTCCTCCAACACGACCCACCTGCAAGAAATTGCCGTTAGCCGAGGGATCCGTTCCTTCCACATCGATACTCCAGAGCGCATTCACTCCGACAACTCGATTGAACACAAGCCCCTTGGCGAAGAACTCACCCTTGAAGAGCTGTTCCTGCCCGAGGGGCCCGTCACCGTCGGAATCACCTCCGGGGCCTCCACGCCAGATCGGGTCGTGGAGCATGTCATTCAGAGACTGATCGCCCTGAGCGAAAACTGA
- a CDS encoding ammonium transporter — translation MTTAYESPTRRRKSLLQEASLLEGPMLLLQSIRGFKTNRSLLWLGCVPLALFGLGLFNLSAHAAEMPELSAAFLANNLWLLVATILVIFMNAGFAMVEAGMCRQKNAVNILAKNLFVFALAVTAYWFVGYSLMYGDAIAAGWLYFNGLFFDPAVTPELISEAGLVPSVDFLFQAAFAGTAATIVSGLVAERVKFGEFVVFSLILTAFIYPIAGSWEWNGGWLNSVGDKEFIDFAGSSIVHSVGAWAGLIGAMLLGPRLGKFIDGKPQAIPGHNMAIATLGALILWIGWYGFNPGSQLAMDQWVPYVAVTTTLAAAGGAIGATVISTMTSGKPDLTMIINGILAGLVSITAGCGNLTFVGSWVAGLIGGIIVVFAVSALDASGIDDPVGAFSVHGVCGVWGTLVVGLWGFDIQGDGSPLGLLVGGGISQLGIQALGCAAYAIWTIVTCWIAWSVIGGLFGGIRVTEKEETEGLDIGEHGMEAYPDFVSSGR, via the coding sequence ATGACAACTGCTTACGAGTCGCCTACTAGGCGACGCAAATCTCTCCTTCAAGAGGCAAGCCTCTTGGAGGGCCCGATGCTGCTTCTCCAAAGCATCCGCGGATTTAAAACCAATCGCTCACTCTTGTGGCTTGGCTGCGTGCCATTGGCCCTGTTCGGGCTTGGACTGTTCAACCTCTCGGCTCATGCCGCAGAGATGCCAGAACTCAGCGCAGCCTTTTTAGCTAACAATCTTTGGTTGTTGGTGGCGACGATCCTGGTGATTTTCATGAACGCCGGCTTCGCCATGGTGGAAGCGGGCATGTGTCGCCAGAAAAATGCCGTCAATATTCTCGCTAAGAACCTGTTTGTCTTTGCGCTTGCGGTAACAGCCTATTGGTTCGTTGGTTATTCATTGATGTATGGCGATGCCATAGCCGCTGGCTGGCTCTACTTCAATGGGTTGTTTTTTGATCCCGCTGTTACTCCAGAACTGATCTCAGAAGCAGGCCTTGTTCCAAGTGTTGACTTCTTGTTTCAGGCAGCTTTCGCTGGTACGGCAGCAACAATCGTCTCAGGACTCGTGGCTGAGCGCGTGAAATTTGGCGAATTCGTGGTGTTTTCGCTCATTCTCACTGCATTCATCTACCCCATAGCAGGGAGCTGGGAATGGAATGGCGGATGGCTGAATTCCGTTGGAGACAAAGAATTTATTGATTTTGCTGGGTCATCGATTGTTCACTCCGTTGGAGCCTGGGCAGGACTGATTGGAGCGATGCTTCTCGGCCCACGTCTTGGCAAATTCATTGATGGCAAGCCTCAGGCCATCCCTGGTCACAACATGGCCATTGCCACTCTTGGGGCGCTGATTCTTTGGATTGGCTGGTATGGATTCAACCCCGGATCCCAGCTCGCTATGGATCAGTGGGTTCCTTACGTCGCCGTAACGACAACCTTGGCTGCAGCTGGTGGCGCGATCGGAGCCACCGTGATTTCAACCATGACATCAGGGAAACCTGATTTGACCATGATCATCAACGGCATCCTTGCCGGCCTGGTCAGCATCACGGCAGGCTGCGGCAACCTCACGTTTGTGGGCTCATGGGTTGCTGGTCTGATCGGCGGAATCATTGTCGTCTTCGCCGTATCAGCTCTTGACGCATCAGGCATCGACGATCCTGTTGGAGCCTTCTCCGTCCATGGCGTCTGTGGCGTCTGGGGAACCTTGGTGGTTGGTCTTTGGGGTTTTGACATCCAGGGCGATGGCTCACCACTGGGCTTACTCGTGGGAGGTGGCATCAGCCAGCTTGGAATCCAAGCACTGGGCTGTGCGGCCTATGCCATTTGGACGATCGTGACCTGCTGGATTGCTTGGTCTGTCATCGGTGGTTTGTTCGGTGGCATCCGAGTCACCGAGAAGGAAGAAACGGAAGGGCTGGATATTGGTGAGCACGGCATGGAGGCCTATCCAGATTTCGTGTCATCAGGCCGATAA
- the sfsA gene encoding DNA/RNA nuclease SfsA — protein MTGTSILQFPALREGVLLKRYKRFLAEVELNDGQVVTVHCANTGPMKGVLHPGGRVRVRHAPSPKRKLAWTWEQAEVPSSDGTLCWAGINTALPNKLIRALIEAGGLQAQLGPIKSIRAEVPYGLNRRSRIDLLLTPDDSADDQRPIYVEVKNTTWSCGDVALFPDTVTERGQKHLEELMALLPEARGVLIPCLSRPDVNAFAPGDSADPHYGDLFRVAIGAGVEVLPCRFNFELDQITWEGLQPVMDREPKG, from the coding sequence ATGACCGGCACGTCGATCCTTCAGTTCCCCGCACTCCGCGAAGGCGTGCTTCTGAAGCGCTACAAACGCTTTCTGGCTGAAGTGGAACTCAACGATGGACAGGTCGTCACAGTCCACTGCGCCAACACTGGGCCCATGAAAGGCGTGCTCCATCCCGGTGGAAGAGTCCGGGTCCGTCATGCCCCTTCCCCGAAGCGCAAGTTGGCTTGGACCTGGGAGCAAGCAGAGGTGCCAAGCAGCGACGGAACGCTGTGTTGGGCTGGCATCAATACGGCCTTGCCGAACAAACTGATTCGGGCCTTGATTGAAGCAGGAGGACTCCAAGCCCAACTCGGCCCGATCAAGTCGATCCGCGCCGAGGTTCCCTACGGACTCAATCGCAGGAGTCGCATCGACTTATTGCTCACTCCAGATGACAGCGCAGACGATCAACGCCCCATTTACGTCGAAGTTAAAAACACCACCTGGAGTTGCGGCGACGTTGCGCTCTTCCCCGACACGGTGACGGAACGGGGACAAAAACACCTGGAGGAACTCATGGCGCTCCTTCCTGAGGCAAGAGGGGTCTTGATTCCCTGCCTAAGCCGGCCGGATGTCAATGCGTTTGCCCCCGGCGACAGCGCCGATCCCCACTACGGAGATCTGTTCAGAGTTGCCATTGGGGCAGGAGTGGAAGTGCTGCCGTGCCGCTTCAACTTCGAGCTTGATCAGATCACATGGGAAGGCCTCCAGCCCGTAATGGATCGGGAGCCAAAGGGCTGA
- the murJ gene encoding murein biosynthesis integral membrane protein MurJ, producing MARSLKRIALVVTYGTLLSKVGGLVRQLVIAAAFGVGAAYDAYNYAYVLPGFLLILLGGINGPFHSAMVSVLSRRPREEGAHILATLNTMVSALLLLVTIVLVLAADPLITLVGPGLSPELHRIAALQLQVMAPMALLAGLIGLGFGSLNAADEFWIPAISPLMSSLALIVGIGLLWWQAGSAISTPALALWGGVVLALSTLVGAFLQWLLQLPALMKQGLVKLRLAWDWRHPGVQEVWQVMGPATLSSGMLQINVFTDLFFASGLLGAAAGLGYANLLVQTPLGLISNALLVPLLPTFSRLTAPQDRPELIARIRQGLMLSTASMLPLGALFLALATPIVALVYERGAFNQGAVELVTGLLMAYGLGMPAYLGRDVLVRVFYALGDGTTPFRLSVIGIGLNVVFDWALVGGPTPWGPQLPFNFGAAGLVLATVLINVLTCVALLLALQQRLKVLPLKQWGLDGLRLTVAAAGAGIVAWGLSQGVRWPVDLVGRLLQVGLSGSLGGLVFLGLGQAFAVQEVREISQGLTRRFIRR from the coding sequence ATGGCGAGATCTCTAAAGCGCATTGCCCTGGTTGTGACCTACGGCACGTTGTTGAGCAAAGTTGGCGGCTTAGTGCGTCAGTTGGTGATTGCGGCAGCCTTCGGGGTGGGTGCTGCTTATGACGCGTACAACTATGCCTATGTGCTTCCTGGATTTTTATTGATTCTTCTGGGAGGGATCAATGGTCCATTCCATAGCGCCATGGTGAGCGTGCTCAGCCGCCGTCCTCGTGAGGAGGGTGCTCATATTTTGGCCACGTTGAACACGATGGTCAGCGCTCTGCTGCTGCTGGTAACGATCGTTCTCGTGTTGGCAGCTGATCCTCTGATCACGCTTGTTGGCCCTGGTCTCAGTCCGGAGTTGCACCGCATCGCCGCGTTGCAACTGCAAGTGATGGCTCCAATGGCTTTGTTGGCTGGTCTGATCGGCCTTGGCTTTGGATCGCTCAATGCTGCTGATGAGTTCTGGATTCCGGCGATTTCACCGTTGATGTCCAGCCTCGCGCTCATCGTGGGCATCGGTTTGCTCTGGTGGCAGGCGGGCTCTGCGATCTCAACGCCCGCTCTCGCGCTTTGGGGAGGGGTGGTGTTGGCCTTATCCACCCTGGTGGGAGCGTTTCTGCAATGGCTTCTGCAGCTGCCTGCTCTGATGAAGCAGGGGCTGGTTAAGTTGCGTCTTGCCTGGGATTGGCGGCATCCCGGTGTTCAGGAGGTTTGGCAGGTGATGGGCCCGGCCACCCTCTCGTCGGGAATGCTGCAGATCAACGTGTTCACCGATTTGTTTTTCGCCTCGGGGTTGCTTGGAGCGGCGGCTGGACTTGGTTACGCCAATTTGCTGGTTCAGACGCCGCTGGGGTTGATTTCCAACGCGTTGTTGGTGCCGCTGTTGCCAACATTTTCACGTCTCACGGCTCCGCAAGATCGCCCAGAGCTGATCGCTCGCATTCGTCAGGGCTTGATGTTGTCGACGGCTTCGATGCTTCCCCTTGGCGCCTTATTCCTGGCCCTCGCCACTCCCATCGTGGCGTTGGTGTACGAGCGGGGTGCCTTCAATCAAGGAGCGGTGGAGCTCGTGACGGGCTTGTTGATGGCCTATGGACTTGGCATGCCGGCCTATCTCGGCCGAGATGTGTTGGTGCGCGTGTTTTACGCCTTGGGCGATGGCACCACACCCTTTCGCCTTTCGGTCATCGGCATTGGCCTGAATGTGGTGTTCGACTGGGCCCTGGTGGGTGGGCCAACGCCTTGGGGACCGCAACTTCCCTTCAATTTCGGAGCAGCAGGTCTGGTGCTGGCCACCGTCTTGATCAATGTGCTGACCTGCGTTGCGTTGTTGTTAGCTCTGCAGCAGCGCTTGAAAGTCTTGCCGTTAAAGCAGTGGGGCTTGGATGGTTTGCGCCTCACGGTTGCAGCCGCTGGAGCTGGGATCGTGGCCTGGGGATTGAGCCAAGGGGTGCGTTGGCCCGTTGATCTAGTGGGCCGACTCTTGCAGGTAGGCCTGTCGGGATCGCTAGGGGGTTTGGTGTTTTTGGGGTTAGGGCAAGCCTTTGCTGTTCAAGAGGTTCGCGAGATCAGCCAAGGTCTGACGCGTCGCTTCATTCGTCGCTGA
- a CDS encoding cytochrome-c oxidase, giving the protein MLIIEVTNARDVIRQRIGRLGERLIGKVVDPEAQVEKALIQEMETAFRDFGIEARILSVQGPQLVGRQHLELPIQVREDRDVRLSDE; this is encoded by the coding sequence GTGCTGATCATCGAGGTCACCAATGCCCGCGATGTGATCCGTCAACGGATCGGCCGCCTCGGCGAACGGTTAATCGGGAAGGTTGTTGATCCCGAAGCTCAGGTTGAAAAAGCGCTCATTCAAGAGATGGAAACCGCTTTCCGAGACTTCGGCATTGAAGCGCGCATCCTGTCTGTGCAAGGACCCCAACTCGTCGGTCGACAACACCTCGAATTACCGATCCAGGTGCGTGAAGACCGAGACGTCCGCCTCAGCGACGAATGA
- a CDS encoding DUF3181 family protein gives MTLDSADLRALTSTLADRLYIQVAGWHLYLGDAGLAEALAIECSALLDQGAVVAARQALEAVQVPIGGGSTRLPMARLLPSSQLSDLEEILEGHCR, from the coding sequence ATGACTCTTGACTCAGCTGATCTACGGGCCCTCACCTCAACACTGGCGGACCGTCTTTATATCCAAGTGGCTGGATGGCACTTGTATTTGGGAGATGCCGGCTTAGCCGAAGCCCTTGCGATTGAATGCAGTGCGCTGCTCGACCAAGGCGCCGTTGTGGCAGCACGACAAGCCCTGGAGGCGGTTCAAGTGCCGATTGGGGGAGGAAGTACGCGATTGCCGATGGCGCGTCTGTTGCCGTCCTCTCAACTTTCAGACCTCGAAGAGATTCTCGAAGGACACTGCCGATAA
- the glyA gene encoding serine hydroxymethyltransferase: MTDRSAAPINASLKAADPAIADLIDQERMRQETHLELIASENFTSKAVMEAQGSVLTNKYAEGLPHKRYYGGCEHVDAIEELAITRAKQLFDAAWANVQPHSGAQANFAVFLALLQPGDTILGMDLSHGGHLTHGSPVNVSGKWFNVVQYGVDKETQRLDMEAIRKLALEHKPKLIICGYSAYPRSIDFAAFRSIADEVGAYLLADMAHIAGLVAAGVHASPVPHCDVVTTTTHKTLRGPRGGLILCRDAEFARRFDKAVFPGSQGGPLEHVIAAKAVAFGEALQPDFKAYSQQVVANAQALAARLQERSIDVVSGGTDNHVVLLDLRSIGMTGKVADLLVSDVHITANKNTVPFDPESPFVTSGLRLGTAALTTRGFDEKAFHEVADVIADRLQNPEDDAIQARCLERVSDLCKRFPLYAPALEPALA, translated from the coding sequence ATGACAGATCGCTCCGCAGCCCCGATCAATGCATCTCTGAAGGCTGCAGACCCTGCCATTGCTGATTTGATCGATCAAGAGCGGATGCGTCAGGAGACGCATCTTGAGTTGATTGCGTCGGAGAACTTCACCTCCAAGGCGGTGATGGAAGCTCAGGGTTCGGTTCTGACCAATAAATACGCTGAGGGGTTGCCCCACAAGCGTTATTACGGCGGCTGCGAGCACGTGGATGCCATCGAAGAATTGGCAATCACCCGGGCCAAGCAACTCTTCGATGCGGCTTGGGCCAATGTTCAGCCCCACAGTGGCGCCCAGGCGAACTTCGCTGTGTTTCTTGCCCTGCTTCAGCCCGGTGACACGATTCTTGGGATGGACCTCAGCCATGGGGGGCACCTCACCCATGGCTCACCGGTGAATGTCAGCGGCAAGTGGTTCAACGTGGTGCAGTACGGCGTTGACAAAGAGACGCAGCGTCTCGACATGGAGGCCATTCGCAAGCTGGCTCTCGAGCACAAGCCCAAACTGATTATTTGTGGGTATTCGGCCTACCCGCGCTCGATTGATTTCGCGGCGTTCCGTTCCATTGCGGATGAAGTGGGTGCGTACCTGTTGGCAGACATGGCCCATATCGCCGGCCTTGTGGCGGCTGGGGTGCATGCAAGTCCAGTTCCTCACTGTGATGTGGTGACCACCACCACGCACAAAACGCTGCGCGGCCCCCGTGGTGGTTTGATCCTTTGCCGCGATGCTGAATTCGCGCGCCGATTCGACAAGGCGGTGTTCCCAGGCTCGCAAGGTGGTCCGCTGGAACACGTGATTGCGGCCAAGGCCGTGGCCTTCGGCGAAGCCTTACAGCCCGATTTCAAGGCTTACAGCCAACAGGTTGTTGCCAATGCTCAGGCCCTCGCGGCCCGTCTTCAGGAGCGATCGATCGATGTGGTGAGTGGTGGTACTGATAACCATGTGGTGCTTTTGGATCTGCGCAGCATCGGGATGACCGGCAAGGTGGCTGATCTTTTGGTGAGTGATGTGCACATCACGGCCAACAAAAACACCGTTCCCTTTGATCCTGAGTCGCCCTTCGTTACGAGTGGTTTGCGTTTGGGAACGGCGGCCCTTACCACCCGCGGCTTCGACGAGAAGGCCTTCCACGAGGTTGCTGATGTGATCGCTGATCGGCTTCAGAACCCTGAGGATGACGCCATTCAGGCGCGTTGTTTGGAGCGAGTGAGTGACCTCTGCAAACGGTTTCCGCTCTATGCCCCTGCTCTGGAACCGGCTCTTGCGTAA
- a CDS encoding glycosyltransferase family 4 protein codes for MTFASTPLAVASASLVVAAVITTLLVPLVRQLGLKWGLTDQPDPRKQHTTPMVRLGGIALVLGFCLSLGVTWWMGGFGMLAPARDQLIWTTLAGSLCFFVIGLADDLFALSPWPRLAGQIAVSVVVWSQGVRIGAIDLPWLESSSEALLLPDLLSLLATVIWLVGITNAINWLDGLDGLAAGVAGIAAVGLVSVSFSLHQSAAAFLAAALAGSCLGFLRHNFNPARIFMGDGGSYFLGFTLAAVSIVGPAKGLTTVSLLLPLLILSLPLADMSAVIMGRLSDGHSPFYPDRRHLHHRLLRAGFSHRRTVVLIYVFTQWLASLAMVVANVEMRFLWLGLATAILVATVVTINRQRHLEAAMEPSGMEPSDPDRHV; via the coding sequence GTGACGTTTGCGAGCACTCCTCTCGCAGTCGCTTCGGCGAGTCTGGTGGTCGCGGCCGTCATTACGACGTTGCTCGTCCCCCTCGTGCGGCAGCTGGGGTTGAAATGGGGTCTGACAGATCAGCCCGATCCCCGCAAACAGCACACCACCCCCATGGTCCGATTGGGAGGCATCGCCTTGGTGCTGGGTTTTTGTTTGTCCCTGGGGGTGACTTGGTGGATGGGCGGTTTTGGGATGTTGGCTCCGGCCCGTGACCAGCTCATTTGGACCACGCTTGCGGGGTCTCTCTGCTTTTTTGTGATCGGTCTTGCGGACGATCTGTTTGCCCTGTCTCCTTGGCCGCGCTTGGCGGGTCAGATCGCTGTTTCGGTGGTTGTTTGGTCCCAGGGCGTCCGGATTGGAGCGATTGATCTGCCCTGGTTAGAGAGCAGTTCCGAAGCCTTGCTGCTTCCGGATCTGCTCAGCTTGCTCGCCACGGTGATCTGGTTGGTGGGGATCACCAATGCGATCAACTGGCTGGATGGTCTTGATGGCTTGGCTGCAGGTGTGGCTGGAATCGCAGCGGTTGGCTTGGTGTCCGTGAGCTTTTCGCTTCATCAGTCAGCGGCTGCTTTTCTTGCTGCCGCGTTAGCTGGAAGTTGTCTTGGCTTCCTCCGTCACAACTTCAATCCAGCGCGCATTTTTATGGGTGATGGCGGATCGTATTTTTTGGGATTCACCTTGGCCGCCGTCAGCATTGTTGGCCCGGCGAAAGGGCTCACAACGGTGAGCTTGTTGCTGCCGTTATTGATTCTTTCCTTGCCCTTGGCCGATATGTCGGCTGTGATCATGGGGCGTCTCAGCGATGGTCACTCCCCCTTTTATCCAGATCGCCGTCATCTGCATCACCGCCTGCTGCGTGCTGGCTTTAGCCATCGACGCACGGTTGTTTTGATCTACGTGTTCACGCAGTGGCTGGCGTCCTTGGCCATGGTGGTGGCCAACGTGGAAATGCGTTTTCTCTGGCTTGGGCTGGCGACGGCCATCCTTGTGGCCACGGTTGTGACCATCAATCGTCAGCGTCATCTCGAAGCGGCAATGGAACCTTCAGGCATGGAACCTTCAGACCCTGATCGCCATGTCTGA
- a CDS encoding competence/damage-inducible protein A translates to MSDRSERSGVEILCVGTELLLGNILNGNARWLSEELASLGLPHFRQTVVGDNRDRLIALVQEIAQRSSVLIVTGGLGPTPDDLTTEAMAAAFSVPLEERADVWSDIQDKAHSRGRIPGPETRRQALLPVGAEVLWNPTGTAPGMIWTPVPGFTVLTFPGVPSEMKAMWKATAAPWFRSSGLSKGVFVSRLLHFWGIGESMLAEQVADLLERDNPTVAPYAGRGEVKLRITACADEPAQAWLLVDQTEQELRQRTGNLCFGVDQDSLASVVLKRLGQASQTLSVAESCTGGGLGAQLTEVPGASSVMLGGVISYANAIKRDLLAVSEQLLEQHGAVSAPVAEAMALGVRRLTGSDWALSVTGIAGPDGGTPEKPVGLVFVAVAGPDGCSSQRLRLGNTRGREWIRTVSAGEVLNALRLRLIANAEKACSEQ, encoded by the coding sequence ATGTCTGATCGCTCGGAGCGTTCTGGTGTTGAGATCCTCTGTGTTGGGACGGAGCTTCTGCTTGGCAACATCCTCAATGGCAATGCGCGTTGGTTGTCGGAGGAGCTTGCCTCTCTTGGTCTCCCTCATTTTCGCCAAACGGTTGTGGGAGACAACCGTGATCGCCTGATTGCCCTGGTTCAGGAAATCGCGCAACGCTCCAGCGTGTTGATCGTGACCGGTGGGCTTGGACCAACCCCGGATGACCTCACCACGGAGGCGATGGCTGCTGCGTTTTCTGTTCCTTTGGAAGAGAGAGCCGACGTTTGGTCTGACATTCAAGACAAGGCCCATAGCCGCGGTCGTATCCCTGGCCCTGAAACCCGCCGTCAGGCGCTTTTGCCCGTTGGGGCCGAGGTTCTATGGAATCCAACGGGAACCGCTCCCGGCATGATTTGGACCCCGGTGCCTGGATTCACCGTTCTCACGTTTCCGGGAGTGCCCAGTGAGATGAAAGCGATGTGGAAGGCCACGGCCGCGCCCTGGTTCCGTTCGTCCGGCCTCTCGAAGGGTGTGTTTGTGAGCCGTCTCCTTCATTTCTGGGGAATCGGCGAATCCATGTTGGCCGAACAGGTGGCTGATCTGTTGGAGAGGGACAACCCCACCGTTGCGCCCTACGCCGGCCGCGGAGAGGTGAAGCTCAGGATTACGGCCTGCGCTGATGAGCCTGCGCAGGCTTGGCTGCTGGTGGATCAAACCGAGCAGGAGTTGCGCCAGCGCACGGGCAACCTTTGCTTCGGCGTGGATCAAGATTCGCTTGCCTCTGTTGTTTTGAAGCGGCTGGGGCAAGCCAGCCAAACCCTGTCTGTGGCTGAATCCTGCACGGGTGGAGGGTTAGGCGCTCAGCTCACAGAGGTGCCTGGCGCGTCTTCCGTGATGCTGGGTGGGGTGATCTCCTATGCCAATGCCATCAAGCGAGATCTGTTAGCTGTGTCTGAACAGCTGCTCGAGCAGCACGGTGCCGTGAGTGCGCCAGTGGCGGAGGCGATGGCGCTGGGTGTTCGTCGCCTGACGGGATCGGACTGGGCGCTTTCGGTCACGGGAATCGCTGGCCCTGATGGCGGAACGCCGGAAAAACCCGTGGGATTGGTGTTTGTTGCTGTCGCTGGACCCGATGGATGCAGCAGTCAGCGGTTGCGCTTGGGGAACACTCGCGGCCGGGAGTGGATCAGGACCGTCAGTGCTGGGGAGGTTTTGAATGCCCTGCGCTTGCGCTTAATCGCCAACGCTGAGAAGGCGTGCTCGGAGCAGTAA